A genomic window from Elusimicrobiota bacterium includes:
- a CDS encoding amino acid ABC transporter ATP-binding protein codes for MAAVPLLVAKGLTKTFHGQQVLKGVDFEAAAGELVVIVGRSGCGKSTLLRCLNGLEAFDEGSIRFGDLVLDRGVGDPRRNDRYDRLARALRSNFGMVFQSFNLFPHLDLLSNLVIAPMIVKGMTRAQAEAVALPLLEKVGLAGHARHYPSQMSGGQQQRAAIARALAMSPKVMLYDEPTSALDPWLVDEVFDVMRKLDAGGMTQIVVTHETRFAREVAREIVFMEEGRVVEKGPPAQIFGSPRDPRTVKYMSRFAA; via the coding sequence ATGGCCGCCGTTCCGCTGCTCGTCGCCAAAGGACTGACCAAGACGTTCCACGGCCAGCAGGTGCTCAAGGGCGTCGACTTCGAGGCCGCCGCCGGCGAGCTGGTCGTCATCGTCGGCCGCTCCGGGTGCGGCAAGTCCACCTTGCTGCGCTGCCTCAACGGCCTCGAGGCGTTCGACGAGGGCTCGATCCGCTTCGGGGACCTCGTCCTCGACCGCGGCGTCGGCGACCCCCGCCGCAACGACCGCTACGACCGCCTGGCCCGGGCGCTGCGCTCCAACTTCGGCATGGTCTTCCAGAGCTTCAACCTGTTCCCCCATCTCGACCTGCTGTCGAACCTCGTCATAGCGCCGATGATCGTCAAGGGCATGACGCGCGCGCAGGCCGAGGCGGTGGCCCTCCCCCTCCTCGAGAAGGTCGGGCTCGCGGGCCACGCGCGGCACTACCCCTCGCAGATGTCGGGCGGCCAGCAGCAGCGCGCCGCCATCGCCCGGGCGCTGGCGATGTCGCCCAAGGTCATGCTGTACGACGAGCCCACCTCGGCCCTCGACCCCTGGCTCGTCGACGAGGTCTTCGACGTGATGCGCAAGCTCGACGCCGGGGGAATGACGCAGATCGTCGTCACCCACGAGACGCGCTTCGCCCGCGAGGTCGCCCGGGAGATCGTGTTCATGGAGGAGGGCCGCGTCGTGGAGAAGGGGCCTCCGGCCCAGATATTCGGGTCCCCGCGAGATCCGCGCACGGTCAAGTACATGAGCAGGTTCGCGGCATGA
- a CDS encoding ABC transporter permease subunit (The N-terminal region of this protein, as described by TIGR01726, is a three transmembrane segment that identifies a subfamily of ABC transporter permease subunits, which specificities that include histidine, arginine, glutamine, glutamate, L-cystine (sic), the opines (in Agrobacterium) octopine and nopaline, etc.) gives MSLAPLLLLACALGAHTAPAKTLRWGGDSSGGAPFVFQDPKDPSKTVGFEADLAEALAAELGHKAEFVQNQWDSLVPGLKRGNYDVVINGLEITEDRKAEVEFSDPYYLTYETLTVPKADFSVASLADLKGRRAGTLKGALAERLLAEAGGVTVVGYDTQTMLYDDLANGRIDAVLMDHPAAVYYGIDARLKNLPGQFGRMAYGVAIRKGDDKLLAAVNGAIARLMKSGKLREIYERWGIWNPVMAAAFADESSNHAEPTEYAAYLAARGVKLGWRASLAKYGSYVPLLAKGAVTTVELSLLAMFFAVLLGLTLALMKLYGPWPVSALATLYVEFIRGSPLLIQLFFIFYGLPTVGIKLQPFAAAVLGLALNYAAYEAEVYRAGIQAIPHAQMEAALALGMTRWQALRHIIIPQALRLVLPPTTNDFIALLKDSSLVSVITMVELTRVYGQLAASTYDYLGIGVLTALMYVLIGLPFVRLSRWAEARLAVERRPRIS, from the coding sequence ATGAGCCTCGCACCCCTCCTGCTACTCGCGTGCGCGCTCGGCGCCCACACCGCCCCCGCGAAGACCTTGCGCTGGGGCGGCGACTCCTCCGGCGGCGCGCCCTTCGTCTTCCAGGACCCCAAGGACCCGTCGAAGACCGTCGGCTTCGAGGCCGACCTGGCCGAGGCGCTCGCCGCCGAGCTCGGGCACAAGGCGGAGTTCGTGCAGAACCAGTGGGACAGCCTGGTGCCCGGCCTCAAGCGCGGGAACTACGACGTCGTCATCAACGGCCTCGAGATCACCGAGGACCGCAAGGCCGAGGTGGAGTTCTCCGACCCGTACTACCTGACCTACGAGACGCTGACCGTGCCGAAGGCGGACTTCAGCGTCGCCTCGCTGGCCGACCTCAAGGGCCGCCGCGCCGGCACGCTCAAGGGCGCGCTGGCCGAGCGCCTGCTGGCCGAGGCCGGAGGCGTGACCGTCGTCGGCTACGACACGCAGACGATGCTCTACGACGACCTGGCCAACGGGCGCATCGACGCGGTGCTGATGGACCATCCCGCCGCGGTCTACTACGGCATCGACGCGCGCCTGAAGAACCTCCCCGGACAGTTCGGCCGCATGGCCTACGGCGTGGCGATCCGCAAGGGCGACGACAAGCTTCTCGCCGCCGTCAACGGGGCGATCGCGCGGCTGATGAAGTCCGGCAAGCTGCGCGAGATCTACGAAAGATGGGGCATATGGAATCCGGTGATGGCCGCAGCGTTCGCCGACGAGTCTTCGAACCATGCCGAGCCTACCGAATATGCCGCGTACCTCGCCGCGCGCGGGGTCAAGCTCGGCTGGCGCGCGTCGCTGGCCAAGTACGGGAGCTACGTGCCGCTGCTCGCCAAGGGCGCGGTCACCACGGTCGAGCTCTCCTTGCTCGCGATGTTCTTCGCCGTCCTCCTCGGATTGACCCTCGCCCTGATGAAGCTGTACGGCCCGTGGCCCGTGTCCGCGCTGGCGACGCTGTACGTCGAGTTCATCCGCGGCAGCCCGCTGCTCATCCAATTGTTCTTCATCTTCTACGGCCTGCCCACCGTCGGCATCAAGCTCCAGCCCTTCGCCGCCGCCGTCCTCGGACTGGCGCTCAACTACGCCGCCTACGAGGCCGAGGTGTACCGCGCCGGCATACAGGCCATCCCCCACGCCCAGATGGAGGCCGCCTTGGCGCTCGGCATGACGCGCTGGCAGGCCCTGCGCCACATCATCATCCCCCAGGCCCTGCGTCTGGTCCTCCCCCCGACGACCAATGATTTCATAGCATTGCTCAAGGACTCCTCCCTCGTGTCCGTGATCACGATGGTCGAGCTGACCCGCGTCTACGGGCAGCTCGCCGCGTCGACCTACGACTACCTGGGCATCGGCGTCCTGACCGCTCTGATGTACGTGCTCATCGGCCTGCCGTTCGTGCGCCTGTCGCGCTGGGCCGAGGCGCGCCTGGCCGTCGAGCGGCGGCCGAGGATTTCTTAG
- a CDS encoding ABC transporter permease: MKLSELGRSALVEIRAHKTRSAMTSLSLAIGIAAMLFTFSQTAGMMKRYNDALRLAGPGRIEVSQKNNYKSKGLSPGLTYGDALEIRRQYPELFMVSPMISSWGTRMRLDDFKNDGIRARGVTAEWAKRDWVYAVRGRLINERDVAEAARVCVLIQAGGWIKKPYWAKYWPEQALTKHISRRDPLGRRVLLGEHLFTVVGVLKEPPRDKDPRWFGRSWGGQGVALVPATAYQRFLVPRYQRNPEVIESISVDTGDAATASAYLRRIKVLLKARHRGEEDFEVKDYREIMQSALSQMREFVVSIMIIGIVAILASGIGIMNVTLATIFSRVREIGIRRALGATRADIVWQFVSEAMMLGVIGGVGGTGLGILGIWYLAPKEDRMLEISLVHVAGALLIALGTGFLFALYPAWKASRFDPVEALHYE, translated from the coding sequence ATGAAGCTCTCCGAACTTGGACGCTCGGCGCTCGTCGAGATCCGCGCCCACAAGACGCGCTCCGCGATGACGAGCCTGTCCTTGGCCATCGGCATCGCCGCGATGCTGTTCACCTTCTCTCAGACCGCGGGCATGATGAAGCGCTACAACGACGCCCTGCGCCTCGCCGGCCCCGGCCGCATCGAGGTCTCCCAGAAGAACAACTATAAGTCGAAGGGGCTCTCCCCTGGGCTCACCTACGGCGACGCCCTCGAGATCCGCCGGCAGTACCCCGAGCTGTTCATGGTCTCGCCGATGATCTCCAGCTGGGGCACGCGCATGCGCCTCGACGACTTCAAGAACGACGGCATCCGCGCCCGCGGAGTCACCGCCGAATGGGCCAAGCGCGACTGGGTGTACGCCGTGCGGGGCCGCCTCATCAACGAGCGCGACGTCGCCGAGGCGGCGCGCGTGTGCGTCCTCATCCAGGCCGGCGGCTGGATCAAGAAGCCCTACTGGGCCAAGTACTGGCCCGAGCAGGCCCTGACCAAGCACATCTCCCGCCGCGACCCTCTCGGCCGCCGCGTCCTGCTCGGCGAGCACCTCTTCACCGTCGTGGGCGTCCTCAAGGAGCCGCCCCGAGACAAGGACCCGCGCTGGTTCGGCCGCTCCTGGGGCGGGCAGGGCGTCGCCCTCGTCCCGGCCACCGCCTACCAGCGCTTCCTCGTCCCGCGCTACCAGCGCAACCCCGAGGTCATCGAGTCCATCAGCGTGGACACCGGCGACGCGGCGACGGCGTCGGCCTACCTGCGCCGCATCAAGGTCCTGCTCAAGGCCCGCCACCGCGGCGAGGAGGACTTCGAGGTCAAGGACTACCGCGAGATCATGCAGAGCGCCCTGAGCCAGATGCGGGAGTTCGTCGTCTCCATCATGATCATCGGCATCGTGGCCATCCTCGCCTCGGGCATCGGCATCATGAACGTGACGCTCGCCACCATCTTCTCGCGCGTGCGCGAGATCGGCATACGCCGCGCGCTGGGCGCGACGCGCGCCGACATCGTCTGGCAGTTCGTCTCCGAGGCGATGATGCTGGGCGTCATCGGCGGCGTCGGCGGCACGGGCCTGGGCATCCTCGGCATCTGGTATCTCGCGCCGAAGGAGGACCGCATGCTCGAGATCAGCCTGGTCCACGTCGCCGGGGCGCTTCTCATCGCGCTCGGCACCGGCTTCCTGTTCGCCTTATATCCCGCCTGGAAGGCCTCGCGCTTCGACCCCGTCGAGGCGCTGCACTACGAGTAG
- a CDS encoding efflux RND transporter periplasmic adaptor subunit yields MVKLRSSKTAVVVLVVAVLLCAAGWKKYKGGAAEGSGAAVVTVARGDIELHFMDSGELTPKTFVDVASKVSGRVIELFVDEGTRVRKGEKLAVIQPGRTEAEAYVPTTLTAPIDGVVMRYQDRGSNNSQEGRLSKLGEYVTGLMESQTPTYLMTVADLSRLVVKMKISEMDILKLKEGMDVKVTVDALPGQDFPSKVTLVSPQAEKDNNNLKNFKVEVTLLKSDARLKPGMTARVDGLLDSRKKVLKLALSGVFEEGGKEFAYVVAGEEKPKKTPLKLGLRSEMDVEVLEGVKEGDKLLTEKPDDKPKS; encoded by the coding sequence ATGGTGAAGCTGAGATCGTCGAAGACGGCCGTCGTCGTCCTCGTCGTCGCCGTCCTGCTCTGCGCCGCCGGCTGGAAGAAGTATAAAGGAGGCGCCGCCGAAGGCAGCGGCGCGGCGGTCGTTACCGTCGCGCGCGGGGACATCGAGCTCCACTTCATGGACTCCGGCGAGCTGACGCCGAAGACCTTCGTCGACGTGGCCTCGAAGGTGTCGGGCCGCGTCATCGAGCTCTTCGTCGACGAGGGGACGCGCGTGCGCAAGGGGGAGAAGCTGGCCGTCATCCAGCCCGGCCGCACCGAGGCCGAGGCCTACGTGCCCACGACCTTGACCGCGCCCATCGACGGCGTCGTCATGCGCTACCAGGACCGGGGCTCGAACAACTCCCAGGAAGGCCGTCTCTCCAAGCTCGGGGAGTACGTCACGGGGCTGATGGAGTCGCAGACGCCGACCTACCTGATGACCGTGGCGGACCTCTCCCGCCTCGTGGTGAAGATGAAGATCTCCGAGATGGATATTTTAAAGCTCAAGGAAGGCATGGACGTGAAGGTCACCGTCGACGCCCTGCCCGGCCAGGACTTCCCGTCCAAGGTGACCTTGGTCTCGCCCCAGGCGGAGAAGGACAACAACAACCTCAAGAACTTCAAAGTCGAGGTGACCTTGCTCAAGAGCGACGCGCGCCTGAAGCCCGGCATGACCGCCCGCGTCGACGGCCTGCTCGACTCGCGCAAGAAGGTCCTCAAGCTGGCCCTGTCCGGCGTCTTCGAGGAAGGGGGCAAGGAGTTCGCGTATGTCGTCGCCGGCGAGGAGAAGCCGAAGAAGACCCCGCTCAAGCTCGGCCTGCGCTCGGAGATGGACGTCGAGGTCCTCGAGGGCGTCAAGGAAGGCGACAAGCTCCTCACCGAGAAGCCGGACGACAAGCCCAAGTCGTGA
- a CDS encoding ABC transporter permease: MNAGEALRAGAREIYANKFRSTLSFAAVSVGVASLLYTMAQTQGMKEALERNLELMGPGRLTIEKKRNYVSKGLSQGLTYGDALALRRELPDLYMVEPESTNWAKLVHGRSSVDGVKITGGTSDFARRDWVYRLRGRFLNEWDVEHRSRVAVMIEPAVWIKKPFWARFWMDDNEYDAFAKRRDLLGAQVRLENSVFTVVGVLTQPPRDKDPRWDSWNTPNILVPITAYQQHLAQDSNNPDAVDEIRIDTGSERTLASRRRQVEAILKRRHRGEEDFEVKDDREEIETKMEEMRKYVKAGLALGVVALLAGGIGIMNVTLATIFARVREIGVRRAIGASRADILAQFLFEAAMLGAAGGAAGVGLGLGGVRWLSGLGGSRDIAQITWLQCLAGIALAALVSAAFAFIPAYRASRLDPVEALKAE; this comes from the coding sequence GTGAACGCGGGCGAGGCCCTGCGCGCCGGCGCCCGCGAGATCTACGCCAACAAGTTCCGCTCCACGCTGTCGTTCGCGGCCGTCTCCGTCGGCGTCGCCTCCCTGCTTTACACGATGGCGCAGACGCAGGGGATGAAAGAGGCTCTCGAGAGGAACCTGGAGCTGATGGGCCCGGGCCGCCTGACGATCGAGAAGAAGCGCAACTACGTCTCGAAAGGACTTTCCCAGGGGCTGACCTACGGGGACGCCCTGGCCCTGCGGCGCGAGCTCCCCGACCTGTACATGGTCGAGCCCGAGTCCACCAACTGGGCCAAGCTCGTCCACGGCCGCTCCTCGGTCGACGGGGTCAAGATCACCGGCGGCACCTCCGATTTCGCGCGGCGCGACTGGGTGTACCGCCTGCGCGGGCGCTTCCTCAACGAGTGGGACGTCGAGCACCGCTCCCGCGTCGCGGTGATGATCGAGCCCGCGGTCTGGATCAAGAAGCCCTTCTGGGCGAGGTTCTGGATGGACGACAACGAGTACGACGCCTTCGCCAAGCGCCGCGACCTGCTGGGCGCCCAGGTGCGCCTGGAGAACTCCGTGTTCACCGTCGTCGGCGTGCTGACCCAGCCGCCGCGCGACAAGGACCCCCGCTGGGACAGCTGGAACACGCCCAACATCCTCGTGCCCATCACCGCCTACCAGCAGCATCTCGCCCAGGACTCGAACAACCCCGACGCCGTCGACGAGATCCGCATCGACACGGGCAGCGAGCGCACCTTGGCCTCGCGCCGCAGGCAGGTCGAGGCCATCCTCAAGCGCCGCCATCGCGGCGAGGAGGACTTCGAGGTCAAGGACGACCGCGAGGAGATCGAGACCAAGATGGAGGAGATGCGCAAGTACGTGAAGGCCGGCCTCGCCCTCGGAGTCGTGGCTCTGCTCGCGGGCGGCATCGGCATCATGAACGTGACCTTGGCGACCATCTTCGCCCGCGTGCGGGAGATCGGCGTGCGCCGCGCCATCGGCGCCTCCCGCGCCGACATCCTCGCCCAGTTCCTCTTCGAGGCGGCCATGCTCGGCGCCGCGGGCGGCGCGGCGGGCGTCGGACTCGGCCTCGGGGGCGTGAGGTGGCTCTCCGGGCTCGGCGGCTCCCGCGACATCGCGCAGATCACCTGGCTCCAATGCCTGGCGGGCATCGCGCTCGCCGCGCTCGTGAGCGCCGCCTTCGCCTTCATCCCCGCCTACCGGGCCTCGCGGCTCGATCCCGTCGAGGCGCTCAAGGCCGAATGA
- a CDS encoding putrescine aminotransferase yields the protein MGQNLKAAKAESAWVLELIAKKKLTAAEKKKVVGESVKYWIDHVNEGFLKYRKSVSTDYTAVEWEDDGAVFRDINGKEFIDMLGGFGVYVTGHRHPKVLKAVMDQLGRQGIHSQELIDPLRTYLAHLVSLITPGDLQYAFLTNSGTESVEGCLKMAVLATGRHKFIGAIGGFHGKSMGSLGGTSKAVFREPFLPLLNWSHVPYGNVDALKTMMESCDFSGDRVAAVVLEPILGEGGIVVAPPGYLAAARELCDKFGAMLILDEIQSGMGRTGKMFACEHDGVVPDLMALGKGFGGGIMPIGAVVGTAKTWERYIDNPFLHTTTFGGNPPACAAAIATINVLLDEDLPRQAAEKGEYMLTQLNALAARYPRILKLARGRGLMLGMEFMDNDLGYEVAKQLFGRNILISGTYINARVLRLEPALTISRAQLDVFLGALEASLKAVAKARGLK from the coding sequence ATGGGACAGAACCTGAAAGCCGCGAAGGCCGAATCCGCCTGGGTGCTCGAGCTGATCGCGAAGAAGAAGCTCACCGCCGCCGAGAAGAAGAAGGTCGTCGGCGAGTCGGTCAAGTACTGGATCGACCACGTCAACGAGGGCTTCCTGAAATACCGGAAGTCCGTCAGCACCGACTACACGGCCGTCGAGTGGGAAGACGACGGCGCGGTCTTCCGCGACATCAATGGCAAGGAGTTCATCGACATGCTCGGCGGCTTCGGCGTGTACGTCACCGGCCACCGCCACCCGAAGGTCCTCAAGGCCGTCATGGACCAGCTCGGCCGCCAGGGCATCCACTCCCAGGAGCTCATCGACCCCCTGCGCACCTACCTCGCCCATCTCGTCTCTTTGATCACGCCCGGCGACCTGCAGTACGCGTTCCTGACCAACTCAGGCACGGAGTCGGTCGAGGGCTGCCTGAAGATGGCCGTGCTCGCCACCGGCCGCCACAAGTTCATCGGCGCCATCGGCGGCTTCCACGGCAAGAGCATGGGCTCGCTCGGCGGCACCTCGAAGGCCGTGTTCCGCGAGCCGTTCCTGCCGCTGCTCAACTGGTCGCACGTGCCGTACGGCAACGTCGACGCGCTCAAGACGATGATGGAGTCCTGCGACTTCTCCGGCGACCGCGTGGCGGCCGTCGTCCTCGAGCCGATCCTGGGCGAGGGCGGCATCGTCGTCGCCCCTCCCGGCTACCTGGCCGCCGCGCGCGAGCTGTGCGACAAGTTCGGCGCGATGCTCATCCTCGACGAGATCCAGTCCGGCATGGGCCGCACCGGCAAGATGTTCGCCTGCGAGCACGACGGCGTCGTGCCCGACCTGATGGCCCTGGGCAAGGGCTTCGGCGGCGGCATCATGCCGATCGGCGCGGTCGTCGGCACGGCCAAGACCTGGGAGCGCTACATCGACAACCCGTTCCTGCACACGACCACCTTCGGCGGCAATCCCCCGGCCTGCGCCGCGGCCATCGCCACCATCAACGTGCTCCTCGACGAGGACCTCCCCCGCCAGGCGGCGGAGAAAGGCGAGTACATGCTCACGCAGCTGAACGCGCTCGCCGCGCGATACCCGCGCATTTTAAAGCTCGCGCGCGGCCGCGGCCTCATGCTCGGCATGGAGTTCATGGACAACGACCTCGGCTACGAGGTGGCCAAGCAGCTGTTCGGGCGCAACATCCTGATCAGCGGCACCTACATCAACGCCCGCGTCCTGCGCCTGGAGCCCGCGCTGACCATCAGCCGCGCCCAGCTCGACGTCTTCCTTGGCGCGCTCGAGGCGTCGCTGAAGGCGGTGGCCAAGGCGCGCGGACTCAAATAG
- a CDS encoding TolC family protein: protein MNLLSALTYLVLLSSPVLADGFTVSSYTASALASSPEVRSAEDAFTAADAALKGQAAAMFLPTLGFSYTQYSYGHDLLGGSRYRRGEFAPRLGQAVTTANWNLFNGFEDLQKTRAAAMTRRAARAAWNAARQDRAFAAISAFYDLDSKTELLGVAQQNLRDQKRQYEQSLDLYKNGMKSLADLLKSETDMRSSELRLISAGAERKKALVEFNDLIDRGALDEAALTVNLQAGATDLPLVEADFSRALELRPEVVQAREEFDRARVAVQQAVQGALPSLKADATWTRTRYAAGGGTASPNPNHQVGLSLSLPVGFNGFTQGWAVSSARAQQRRAEAARRSAERTVKSEVYNAYINLERVSSSYTVALLKEEIAARSLELVGRQYQQGAADAIRMNQAQNDYLNARVERALALHDIFIDRARYKRAVGEPLW, encoded by the coding sequence ATGAACCTCCTCTCCGCCCTGACCTATCTGGTGCTGCTCTCCTCCCCGGTCCTGGCCGACGGCTTCACCGTCTCCTCCTACACGGCGTCCGCGCTCGCGTCCTCCCCGGAGGTTCGCTCGGCGGAGGACGCGTTCACCGCGGCGGACGCCGCGCTCAAGGGGCAGGCCGCCGCGATGTTCCTTCCCACGCTCGGCTTCTCCTACACCCAATACTCCTACGGCCACGACCTCCTGGGCGGCTCCCGCTACCGCCGCGGCGAGTTCGCGCCGCGCCTGGGGCAAGCCGTGACGACGGCGAACTGGAACCTGTTCAACGGCTTCGAGGACCTGCAGAAGACGCGCGCGGCGGCGATGACGCGGCGCGCGGCCCGCGCCGCCTGGAACGCGGCCCGCCAGGACCGGGCCTTCGCGGCGATCTCCGCCTTCTACGACCTGGACTCGAAGACCGAGCTGCTCGGCGTGGCCCAGCAGAACCTGCGCGACCAGAAGCGGCAGTACGAGCAGTCCCTCGACCTGTACAAGAACGGCATGAAGAGCTTGGCCGACCTGCTCAAGAGCGAGACCGACATGCGCTCCTCCGAGTTGCGCCTCATCTCGGCCGGGGCCGAGCGCAAGAAGGCCTTGGTCGAGTTCAACGACCTGATCGACCGCGGCGCCCTCGACGAGGCGGCGCTCACGGTGAACCTCCAGGCGGGCGCCACCGACCTGCCGCTCGTCGAGGCCGACTTCTCCCGCGCCCTCGAGCTCCGCCCCGAGGTGGTCCAGGCCCGGGAGGAGTTCGACCGCGCCCGCGTCGCCGTCCAGCAGGCCGTCCAGGGAGCCTTGCCGAGCCTCAAGGCCGACGCGACCTGGACCCGGACGCGCTACGCCGCCGGCGGCGGGACGGCTTCGCCGAACCCGAACCATCAGGTGGGCCTCTCGCTGTCTTTGCCCGTCGGCTTCAACGGCTTCACCCAGGGCTGGGCGGTCTCCTCGGCGCGGGCTCAGCAGAGACGGGCCGAGGCGGCGCGCCGCTCCGCCGAGCGGACGGTCAAGTCCGAAGTGTACAATGCGTACATCAATCTGGAGAGGGTCTCGAGCTCCTACACGGTCGCGCTCCTTAAGGAGGAGATCGCGGCGAGGTCCCTCGAGCTGGTGGGACGGCAGTATCAGCAGGGCGCGGCGGACGCGATCCGCATGAACCAGGCGCAGAACGACTACCTCAACGCCCGCGTCGAGCGCGCCCTGGCCCTGCACGACATTTTCATCGACCGCGCCCGCTACAAGCGCGCGGTGGGAGAGCCATTATGGTGA
- a CDS encoding ABC transporter ATP-binding protein, translating to MNAIHVDGLTRTYQGGYQALKGVSFAIANAEFVAIMGPSGCGKSTLLNILGLLDRPTGGKYLLEGAETARLTDAEITGLRRARIGFVFQAFNLLPRLSALENVALPMAYAGTGVDERRARARELLTRVGLGRKAENTPLQLSGGERQRVGIARALANKPALLLADEPTGNLDSKSSVEILALFKELNAEGMTVVLVTHDPAIGAAAGRVIRIKDGALA from the coding sequence GTGAACGCGATACACGTCGACGGTCTGACCCGGACTTATCAGGGGGGCTATCAGGCTCTCAAAGGGGTATCGTTCGCTATCGCGAACGCCGAATTCGTCGCGATCATGGGTCCCTCGGGGTGCGGCAAGTCCACCCTCCTCAACATACTCGGCCTCCTCGACCGCCCCACCGGCGGCAAATACCTCCTCGAGGGCGCCGAGACCGCGCGCCTGACCGACGCCGAGATCACCGGCCTGCGACGCGCGCGCATCGGCTTCGTCTTCCAGGCCTTCAACCTCCTGCCGCGCCTCTCCGCGCTCGAGAACGTCGCCTTGCCCATGGCCTACGCGGGGACGGGCGTCGACGAGCGCCGCGCGCGCGCCCGCGAGCTGCTGACGCGCGTCGGCCTCGGCCGCAAGGCGGAGAACACGCCGCTGCAGCTCTCCGGCGGCGAGCGCCAGCGCGTCGGCATCGCGCGGGCGCTCGCCAACAAGCCGGCGCTGCTGCTCGCCGACGAGCCCACGGGCAACCTCGACTCGAAGTCCTCCGTCGAGATCCTGGCCCTCTTCAAGGAGCTCAACGCCGAGGGCATGACCGTCGTCCTCGTCACCCACGACCCCGCCATCGGCGCGGCGGCGGGGCGCGTCATCCGCATCAAGGACGGCGCGCTCGCGTGA
- a CDS encoding tetratricopeptide repeat protein, which translates to MLTLLLLLVAAPAGAETLVQSRPAKALLNERIELKPIAGHHFNAEAPQKCGKNRADEVTPRVFRCRLASSGEVEVVASVCDDAKTFCRQERFTVSVAGKKKDAQRAKVEPKPHPFAPGFLVNEPGKAVTFARRAHEPIFVHFYGIWCPPCNMLEEGVYPTETFQKAAEGFTLLALDADAELSWEWKARFKIGGYPTLLVLDERGQEVSRAVGYRSPDALAAFLAESRRLMDEPIEVAALAVEKAGPAEDGPRRARVARWRLERGEPAEALAAAAKAPAARREALLAAKEVAAKADDAVGVLAALTALTSEYPEDAEFTDWAGDLLERDRPTGEALWGAVRASVARWSADPKLSEHGLVPGDMFAYEASFLESLGKEDLAKSAWSRAAEAYGADAKASKLKVARGANLERAYCLAKAGRLDEARALYDSLVGAYPDEFTFQYGYARLLFEQKELPAALISVRAAVKAGYGDNWLRAVALEAKILKAMGLKDEAAKSLDAALAEAAAPKSAAVRTHRYLAELRRLRAEL; encoded by the coding sequence ATGCTCACCCTCCTTCTTCTCCTCGTGGCGGCCCCCGCGGGCGCCGAGACTCTCGTTCAGTCACGCCCCGCCAAAGCGCTGCTCAACGAGCGCATCGAGCTCAAACCCATCGCGGGGCATCACTTCAACGCCGAGGCGCCCCAGAAGTGCGGCAAGAACCGGGCCGACGAGGTCACGCCGCGCGTGTTCCGCTGCCGGCTCGCCTCGTCGGGCGAGGTCGAGGTCGTCGCCAGCGTCTGCGACGACGCCAAGACCTTCTGCCGCCAGGAGCGCTTCACCGTCTCGGTCGCCGGCAAGAAGAAGGACGCCCAGCGGGCGAAGGTCGAGCCCAAGCCCCACCCCTTCGCCCCCGGCTTCCTCGTCAACGAGCCGGGCAAGGCCGTGACCTTCGCCCGCCGCGCGCACGAGCCGATCTTCGTCCACTTCTACGGCATCTGGTGCCCGCCCTGCAACATGCTGGAGGAAGGCGTCTACCCGACCGAGACCTTCCAGAAGGCCGCCGAGGGCTTCACTTTGCTCGCGCTCGACGCCGACGCGGAGTTGAGCTGGGAGTGGAAGGCACGCTTCAAGATCGGCGGCTACCCGACCTTGCTCGTGCTCGACGAGCGCGGCCAGGAGGTCTCCCGCGCCGTCGGCTACCGCTCCCCCGACGCGCTGGCCGCCTTCCTCGCCGAGTCGCGCCGCCTGATGGACGAGCCGATCGAGGTCGCGGCCTTGGCCGTCGAGAAGGCCGGTCCCGCGGAGGACGGCCCGCGCCGCGCCCGCGTCGCCCGCTGGCGCCTGGAGCGAGGAGAGCCCGCCGAGGCCCTCGCCGCCGCCGCCAAGGCCCCCGCGGCCCGGCGCGAGGCGCTGCTCGCCGCCAAGGAGGTCGCCGCCAAGGCCGACGACGCCGTCGGGGTGCTCGCCGCGCTGACCGCGCTGACCTCCGAGTATCCGGAGGACGCCGAGTTCACCGACTGGGCCGGCGACCTCCTCGAGCGCGACCGCCCCACGGGCGAGGCGCTGTGGGGCGCCGTGCGGGCCTCCGTCGCGCGCTGGTCCGCGGATCCCAAGCTCAGCGAGCACGGCCTCGTGCCGGGCGACATGTTCGCCTACGAGGCGTCCTTCCTCGAGTCGCTCGGCAAGGAAGACCTGGCGAAGAGCGCCTGGTCCCGCGCCGCCGAGGCCTACGGCGCCGACGCCAAGGCCTCCAAGCTCAAGGTCGCGCGCGGCGCGAACCTGGAGCGCGCCTACTGCCTGGCCAAGGCCGGCCGCCTCGACGAGGCGCGCGCGCTGTACGACTCCCTCGTCGGCGCCTACCCCGACGAGTTCACCTTTCAATACGGCTACGCGCGGCTGCTGTTCGAGCAGAAGGAGCTTCCCGCCGCCCTGATCTCCGTCCGCGCCGCCGTCAAAGCCGGCTACGGCGACAACTGGCTGCGCGCCGTCGCCCTCGAGGCGAAGATACTCAAGGCCATGGGCCTCAAGGACGAGGCCGCCAAGTCGCTCGACGCCGCGCTGG